In the genome of Polaribacter sp. MED152, one region contains:
- a CDS encoding TonB-dependent receptor, which yields MIRKIIVIVLLFASVSFMAQRSNSSPYSYFGVGEEFNTNTVIQNSMGGIGVAFNHYKYLNFTNPAAYANLRYTTYGFGLLNNDLTVKTANTSQNSTSTSITYVALAVPIGKKAGFSIGLQPFSSVGYSLNNAVLNSDGSTSEITLYSGNGGINKIYGSFGIKLFKEFSLGLEADFSFGNVENSIINQRDNVSLATKYNEDTDIRGGALKIGAQYKKELKNNLVLDLGATVKLEHELNVSGRDYLYSLTFANGGSESPRDTLSTSTINGSFNIPIKSTFGAGIGKLDKWYAGVEYESQDAFTTNGLLANSNDAYKYGKSNRFSLGGYYLPKINSISSYWNRVTYRAGLRFENTGLLVDGTGTNTNFTEIKDFGISFGLGLPLKRLSTINAGFEFGKRGTTENNLIQENYFNFRLSLSLSETWFVKRKID from the coding sequence ATGATTAGAAAGATTATAGTAATTGTTTTACTATTTGCTTCTGTAAGCTTTATGGCCCAAAGATCTAATTCATCTCCTTATTCATATTTTGGAGTAGGTGAAGAATTTAATACGAATACAGTAATTCAAAATTCTATGGGAGGTATTGGTGTTGCATTTAACCACTACAAATATTTAAACTTTACAAACCCAGCAGCTTACGCAAATTTACGTTATACGACTTATGGTTTTGGGTTGTTGAATAACGATTTAACAGTAAAAACGGCCAATACAAGTCAGAATAGTACATCAACAAGTATAACTTATGTGGCTTTAGCTGTGCCAATTGGTAAAAAAGCTGGTTTTTCTATTGGTTTACAACCTTTTTCTTCTGTAGGATATTCTTTAAATAATGCAGTTTTAAATTCAGATGGTAGTACTTCAGAAATTACGCTTTATTCTGGAAATGGAGGTATTAATAAAATATATGGAAGCTTTGGTATTAAATTATTCAAAGAATTTTCTTTAGGATTAGAGGCAGATTTTAGCTTTGGTAATGTAGAAAATAGTATTATCAACCAAAGAGACAATGTTTCTTTAGCAACAAAATATAATGAGGATACAGATATTAGAGGAGGTGCTTTAAAAATAGGTGCTCAATATAAAAAGGAACTAAAAAATAACTTAGTGCTAGATTTAGGAGCTACAGTAAAATTAGAGCATGAATTAAATGTTTCAGGAAGAGATTATTTATACTCATTAACTTTTGCCAATGGTGGTTCAGAATCTCCTAGAGATACTTTATCTACATCAACCATAAATGGTAGTTTTAACATACCAATCAAATCTACATTTGGTGCTGGTATTGGTAAACTAGACAAATGGTATGCAGGAGTTGAGTACGAAAGTCAAGATGCTTTTACTACAAATGGGCTTTTAGCCAATTCGAATGATGCATACAAATATGGGAAATCGAATAGATTTTCTTTAGGAGGATATTACTTACCTAAAATAAATTCAATTTCAAGCTATTGGAATAGAGTTACTTATAGAGCTGGTTTACGATTTGAGAACACTGGTTTACTGGTAGATGGTACAGGAACTAACACAAATTTTACAGAAATTAAGGACTTTGGCATATCTTTTGGTTTAGGTTTACCACTAAAGAGATTATCTACCATTAATGCTGGATTTGAATTTGGTAAAAGAGGAACTACAGAAAATAATTTAATTCAAGAAAATTATTTTAATTTTAGATTAAGTTTATCTTTGTCTGAGACTTGGTTCGTAAAAAGAAAAATAGATTAA
- the hutH gene encoding histidine ammonia-lyase, with protein MFKYGIDTLTLEKVNKIANGTLKAVITTEAKIKINSCRAKVTAITESDKVVYGINTGFGPLCDVKISKEETNLLQKNLLITHAVGVGENINKRLSKLMMICKVHALCQGFSGVRLKLIERIVFFIENDLLPTVPKQGSVGASGDLAPLSHLFLPLIGEGDFLVNDEIYTAKEILEIYNLDPIELEAKEGLGLINGTQFILAHTITGLTKMEYLLDLADVSGAMSIEGYKGSSSPFKPELHEIRPFKGAIKVAKRMRNLFKDSQNITSHENCERVQDPYSMRCIPQVHGASRNAFNHLLELAEIEMNSVTDNPIVLSETEAISGGNFHGQPLAMALDYCSIAASELGNIADRRCYLLLEGKYGLPRLLTKSGGLNSGFMIPQYTTAALVTENKSLCFPPSADSIPTSLGQEDHVSMGSISGRKLNQILENLEKILAIELLYAAQALEFRRPNTFSEIIEKNHKIIRAKVKKLEEDRLLKDDINALIQLVKNKKVIVK; from the coding sequence ATGTTTAAATACGGAATAGATACCCTTACACTTGAAAAAGTAAACAAAATAGCTAACGGAACTTTAAAAGCAGTAATTACAACCGAAGCAAAAATTAAAATTAATAGTTGTAGAGCAAAAGTTACTGCAATTACAGAAAGTGATAAAGTGGTTTATGGCATAAACACTGGTTTTGGACCTCTTTGTGATGTAAAAATCTCTAAAGAAGAAACCAACCTACTTCAAAAAAATCTATTGATTACGCACGCAGTTGGTGTAGGTGAAAACATAAACAAACGCTTATCTAAATTAATGATGATTTGCAAAGTTCATGCTCTTTGTCAAGGTTTTTCTGGTGTTCGATTAAAGCTTATAGAACGTATTGTTTTTTTTATAGAAAATGATTTATTACCAACTGTTCCTAAGCAAGGCTCTGTAGGTGCTTCTGGTGATTTAGCTCCACTTTCTCATTTATTTTTACCCTTAATTGGTGAAGGCGATTTTTTGGTAAATGATGAAATATATACTGCCAAAGAAATTTTAGAAATCTACAATTTAGATCCTATAGAACTTGAAGCTAAAGAAGGTTTAGGTTTAATTAACGGAACGCAATTTATTTTAGCACACACCATAACTGGCCTTACAAAAATGGAATACCTACTTGATTTGGCTGATGTTTCTGGAGCTATGAGTATAGAAGGTTATAAAGGTAGTTCATCTCCTTTCAAACCTGAATTGCATGAAATAAGACCTTTTAAAGGTGCTATTAAGGTGGCTAAAAGAATGAGAAATTTGTTTAAAGATTCTCAGAACATCACCTCACATGAAAATTGCGAACGTGTTCAAGATCCATATTCTATGAGGTGTATTCCACAGGTTCATGGTGCCTCTAGGAATGCATTTAATCATTTACTAGAATTAGCAGAAATAGAAATGAATTCTGTTACAGACAACCCAATTGTGCTAAGTGAAACTGAGGCTATTTCTGGAGGGAATTTTCATGGTCAGCCTTTAGCTATGGCCTTAGATTATTGCTCTATTGCAGCCTCTGAATTAGGTAATATTGCAGACAGACGTTGCTATTTATTATTGGAAGGTAAATATGGGCTACCAAGATTACTTACCAAAAGTGGTGGACTAAATTCTGGCTTTATGATTCCTCAATACACAACTGCTGCATTGGTTACAGAAAACAAATCGCTTTGCTTTCCTCCTTCTGCAGATAGTATTCCAACTTCTTTAGGTCAAGAAGACCATGTTTCTATGGGGAGTATTTCTGGCAGAAAATTAAATCAGATTTTAGAAAATTTAGAAAAGATACTAGCGATTGAATTACTCTATGCTGCACAAGCTTTAGAATTTAGAAGACCTAATACTTTTTCTGAAATTATAGAGAAAAATCATAAAATTATAAGAGCTAAGGTTAAAAAACTAGAAGAAGATCGTTTGTTGAAAGACGATATAAATGCTCTAATTCAACTCGTAAAGAACAAAAAAGTAATTGTAAAATAA
- a CDS encoding urocanate hydratase: protein MTFKEEILQGIPNKLPSKNRDLESANRAPKRKDILSISEKKLAIENALRYFPKKWHEELAPEFAAELIEYGRIYMFRFKPKHKIYARPISQYPAKTQEAAALMLMIQNNLNPDVAQHPEELITYGGNGAVFQNWAQYLLVMQYLALMTEEQTLHLYSGHPMGLFPSNKNAPRVVVTNGMMIPNYSKPNDWEKFNALGVSQYGQMTAGSFMYIGPQGIVHGTTITVMNAFRKILKRDENPNGKIFLTAGLGGMSGAQPKAGNIAGCITICAEVNKNAAIKRHQQGWVDILIDDINILVEITKKAQKNNEIVSIAYIGNVIEVWEKFDEEDIFIHLGSDQTSLHIPWTGGYYPADLSYEEANSLIKENPELFKEKVQQSLIRHANTINKHTEKGTYFFDYGNAFLLEASRAGADVMADNNIDFKYPSYVQDILGPMCFDYGFGPFRWVCASGNDDDLDKTDEIAAKVLRKLMKKSPQEIQLQMQDNITWIENAKSNKMVVGSKARILYADAEGRIEIAKAFNKAIQNKEIGPVILGRDHHDVSGTDSPFRETSNIYDGSKFTADMAIHNVIGDSFRGATWVSIHNGGGVGWGEVINGGFGMLLDGTSKAEQKLKNMLFYDVNNGIARRSWARNDEAIFAIKREMERTPNLKVTLPNLVDETYLKNLF from the coding sequence ATGACTTTTAAGGAAGAAATACTACAAGGAATTCCCAACAAATTACCTTCTAAAAATAGAGATTTAGAAAGCGCAAATAGAGCTCCTAAAAGAAAAGATATTTTATCGATTTCTGAAAAGAAATTGGCAATAGAAAATGCTTTACGCTACTTTCCAAAAAAGTGGCATGAAGAATTAGCACCAGAATTTGCTGCAGAGCTAATTGAATATGGAAGAATATATATGTTTCGTTTTAAACCTAAACATAAAATTTATGCTAGGCCAATTTCTCAATACCCTGCAAAAACACAAGAAGCAGCTGCTCTAATGTTAATGATTCAAAATAACCTGAATCCTGATGTAGCACAACATCCAGAAGAGCTAATTACGTATGGTGGTAATGGGGCTGTTTTCCAAAATTGGGCTCAATACTTATTGGTTATGCAATATTTGGCTTTAATGACAGAAGAACAAACTTTGCATTTGTATTCTGGCCATCCAATGGGTTTATTTCCTTCTAATAAAAACGCTCCAAGAGTAGTCGTTACAAACGGAATGATGATTCCTAATTATTCTAAACCTAATGATTGGGAAAAATTTAATGCTTTAGGCGTATCTCAATATGGCCAAATGACAGCAGGTTCTTTTATGTACATTGGGCCACAAGGAATAGTTCATGGCACAACAATTACTGTAATGAATGCCTTTCGTAAAATTTTGAAACGCGATGAAAATCCGAATGGAAAAATTTTCTTAACTGCTGGTTTAGGTGGTATGAGTGGTGCACAACCAAAAGCTGGTAACATTGCTGGCTGTATTACTATTTGTGCTGAAGTAAATAAAAACGCTGCTATAAAAAGGCATCAACAAGGTTGGGTAGATATTTTAATTGATGATATAAACATCCTAGTTGAAATCACCAAAAAAGCACAAAAAAATAACGAAATTGTATCTATTGCTTACATAGGAAATGTAATTGAAGTTTGGGAAAAATTTGATGAAGAAGACATTTTTATACACCTTGGTTCAGATCAAACCTCGCTTCATATTCCTTGGACAGGAGGATATTATCCAGCAGATTTAAGCTATGAGGAAGCCAATTCGTTAATCAAAGAAAATCCTGAATTATTTAAAGAAAAGGTTCAGCAATCGTTGATTAGACATGCAAATACAATTAATAAACATACTGAAAAAGGAACCTATTTTTTCGATTATGGAAATGCCTTTTTATTGGAAGCTTCAAGAGCAGGTGCAGATGTTATGGCTGATAATAATATCGATTTTAAATACCCATCTTATGTTCAAGATATTTTAGGACCAATGTGTTTCGATTACGGTTTTGGTCCTTTTAGATGGGTTTGTGCATCAGGTAATGATGATGATTTGGATAAAACCGATGAAATTGCTGCGAAGGTTTTACGTAAATTGATGAAGAAATCACCTCAAGAAATTCAACTTCAAATGCAAGATAACATCACTTGGATAGAAAATGCAAAATCTAACAAAATGGTGGTTGGCTCTAAAGCTAGAATTTTATACGCAGATGCAGAAGGTAGAATAGAAATTGCTAAAGCTTTTAATAAAGCTATACAAAATAAAGAAATTGGTCCTGTAATTTTGGGTAGAGATCATCATGATGTAAGTGGCACAGATTCACCATTTAGAGAAACATCTAACATTTATGATGGTAGTAAATTTACTGCAGACATGGCTATACATAATGTAATTGGAGATAGTTTTCGAGGTGCAACTTGGGTATCTATTCATAATGGAGGTGGTGTTGGCTGGGGAGAAGTTATTAATGGTGGCTTTGGAATGCTTCTAGATGGTACTTCTAAAGCCGAACAAAAACTTAAAAACATGCTCTTTTATGATGTAAATAACGGTATTGCTAGAAGAAGTTGGGCTAGAAATGATGAAGCCATTTTTGCCATTAAAAGGGAAATGGAAAGAACTCCAAACCTAAAAGTAACTTTACCTAACTTAGTAGATGAAACCTATTTAAAAAACCTCTTCTAA
- the hutI gene encoding imidazolonepropionase has translation MQILFKNIKELLQVREGSIQFISGEEMNILPTIKNAFLLIENGLIKDFGPMKNCPKINCKIIDANGRMILPSWCDSHTHLVYAGNREDEFVDRIKGLTYAHIAENGGGILNSAKKLQTTSEDELYHQTKKRLEEIIQLGTGSVEIKSGYGLTKDAELKMLRVIKSLKENYPIEIKATFLGAHAVPKEFKNNKTGYLNLLVNEVLPIIEKENLADFIDVFCEQGYFSLEDTKMILKAGSRYGLKGKIHVNQFNAFGGIQEGLNHNVLSVDHLEVMRDHDIADLKNTQTMPVALPSCSYFLGIPYAPARKMIDSGLPLALATDYNPGSTPSGNMNFVVSTACIKMKMTPEEAINAATINGAYAMNLQEQVGSITKGKLANLILTKEINSYNYIPYSFGNPSVAKVYLKGQEIKS, from the coding sequence ATGCAAATACTATTTAAAAATATTAAAGAATTACTGCAAGTAAGAGAAGGTAGCATTCAATTTATTTCAGGAGAAGAAATGAACATACTACCCACCATAAAAAATGCGTTCTTACTTATAGAAAATGGTCTTATAAAAGATTTTGGACCTATGAAAAATTGTCCAAAAATCAATTGTAAAATCATTGACGCTAATGGTAGAATGATTTTACCTTCTTGGTGTGATTCTCATACACACTTGGTTTATGCTGGCAATAGAGAAGACGAATTTGTAGATAGAATTAAAGGCTTAACCTATGCACATATTGCAGAAAATGGAGGTGGAATATTAAACTCGGCCAAGAAACTACAAACCACTTCAGAAGATGAACTTTATCATCAAACTAAAAAACGCTTAGAAGAAATTATTCAGTTAGGTACAGGTTCTGTTGAAATTAAATCTGGATATGGTCTTACTAAAGATGCAGAACTGAAAATGTTACGTGTCATTAAAAGTTTAAAGGAAAATTATCCTATAGAAATTAAAGCAACTTTTTTAGGTGCACATGCAGTTCCAAAAGAATTTAAAAATAATAAAACAGGCTATTTAAACCTTTTAGTTAATGAAGTTTTACCAATAATTGAAAAAGAAAATTTAGCTGATTTCATTGATGTTTTCTGTGAACAAGGTTACTTTTCTTTAGAGGATACTAAAATGATTTTAAAAGCAGGCTCAAGATATGGCTTAAAAGGTAAAATTCATGTAAATCAATTTAATGCATTTGGTGGCATACAGGAAGGATTGAATCATAATGTTTTATCTGTAGATCATTTAGAGGTAATGAGAGATCATGATATAGCCGATTTAAAAAATACGCAAACAATGCCAGTTGCCTTACCAAGTTGTTCCTACTTTTTAGGAATACCTTATGCACCTGCTAGAAAAATGATTGATTCTGGATTGCCATTAGCCTTAGCTACAGATTATAATCCAGGCTCTACTCCTTCTGGAAACATGAATTTCGTAGTTTCTACAGCTTGCATTAAAATGAAAATGACACCTGAAGAAGCCATAAATGCAGCCACAATTAATGGTGCTTACGCTATGAATCTTCAAGAACAAGTGGGCTCTATAACTAAAGGTAAATTAGCAAACCTAATTCTTACCAAAGAAATAAATTCATACAACTACATCCCTTATTCTTTTGGTAATCCTAGTGTAGCCAAAGTATATTTAAAAGGGCAAGAAATTAAATCGTAA
- a CDS encoding type III pantothenate kinase, whose amino-acid sequence MNLTIDVGNTRVKAAVFEDDKLLLVEVFMLDEIITEIKKIVESYAVQEAIIANVSSISEKLLNNINKIVPLTRVSSTMQLPFTNNYATPHTLGLDRLALVFGAVLEHKNQNILIIDAGTCITYDFVSEEKEYFGGAISPGIQMRYKSLNHYTSKLPLLDSQIPNYFIGDSTEESIHSGVVNGVVQEIEGIISQYKNKYSDLTVVLTGGDTNFLSKQLKSSIFANQNFLLEGLNRILIFNNNK is encoded by the coding sequence ATGAATTTAACAATTGATGTTGGTAATACAAGAGTAAAAGCTGCTGTTTTTGAGGATGATAAGCTTCTTTTGGTTGAAGTTTTTATGCTTGACGAAATTATTACTGAAATAAAAAAAATAGTAGAATCATATGCAGTTCAAGAAGCAATAATTGCAAATGTTTCCTCAATTTCAGAAAAGTTGCTCAATAATATCAATAAAATTGTGCCATTAACCAGAGTTAGTTCTACAATGCAACTGCCATTTACAAACAATTATGCTACACCTCATACTTTAGGTTTAGATAGGTTAGCACTTGTTTTTGGTGCTGTTTTGGAACATAAAAATCAAAATATACTTATCATAGATGCTGGTACTTGTATAACTTATGATTTTGTAAGTGAAGAAAAAGAGTATTTTGGGGGTGCTATTTCTCCAGGAATTCAAATGAGATACAAATCATTAAATCATTATACTTCTAAATTACCTTTGTTAGATTCTCAAATTCCTAATTATTTTATTGGTGATAGCACAGAAGAAAGTATTCATTCAGGTGTTGTTAATGGGGTTGTTCAAGAAATTGAAGGCATCATTTCTCAATACAAAAACAAATATTCAGATTTAACAGTTGTTTTAACAGGAGGAGATACAAATTTCTTGTCAAAACAATTAAAAAGTAGCATATTTGCCAATCAAAATTTTCTCCTAGAAGGATTAAATAGAATACTTATTTTTAACAATAACAAATGA
- a CDS encoding LysR substrate-binding domain-containing protein: protein MLTGYQIELRHIKYFLAVAEELHFRKAAEKLFISQPGLSRQIKILEEELGVVLFERNNRNVVLTAVGEYLKVEFTNQLKMLTNTLDSAKLLQDGKKGDLKIGYVGSAMQDVIPKLLINFEKQNPNVLFDLKELDNKKQIDDLLALSIDVGFVRLRRIPRDLDIRTVLNEHFCLVLPKNHPVDKTNFKSISDFKEASFILFDWKYSASYHEKVMQIFDDCGFTPIVSHNTIHSSSIFKLVENNFGISIVPKSLAKKEGYKIKFIDLDMIPQKTKLSVVWNKKNTNPILQEFLKLI from the coding sequence ATGCTTACAGGTTATCAAATAGAATTACGTCATATCAAATATTTTTTAGCAGTTGCTGAAGAATTGCATTTTAGAAAAGCCGCAGAAAAGCTATTTATTTCTCAGCCAGGATTAAGCAGACAGATTAAAATTTTAGAGGAGGAATTAGGTGTAGTTTTATTTGAAAGAAATAATAGAAACGTAGTATTAACTGCAGTTGGTGAGTATTTAAAGGTAGAATTTACGAATCAATTAAAAATGTTAACAAATACATTAGATAGTGCAAAACTGCTTCAAGATGGTAAAAAGGGAGATTTAAAAATAGGGTATGTTGGTTCTGCAATGCAGGATGTAATTCCTAAATTATTAATCAATTTTGAAAAGCAGAATCCAAATGTGTTGTTTGATTTAAAAGAGTTGGATAACAAAAAGCAAATTGACGATTTATTGGCGTTGTCTATCGATGTTGGTTTTGTAAGGTTAAGAAGAATTCCTAGAGATTTAGATATTAGAACAGTTTTGAATGAGCATTTCTGTTTGGTATTACCCAAAAATCATCCTGTAGATAAAACCAATTTTAAAAGTATATCCGACTTTAAAGAAGCTTCTTTTATTTTGTTTGATTGGAAATACAGTGCGTCTTATCATGAAAAAGTGATGCAAATTTTTGATGATTGTGGATTTACTCCAATAGTTTCTCACAATACCATTCACTCAAGTTCTATTTTTAAATTGGTAGAAAATAATTTCGGAATTTCTATAGTGCCAAAATCTTTAGCTAAAAAAGAAGGTTATAAGATTAAGTTTATAGATTTAGATATGATACCTCAAAAGACCAAGCTTTCTGTGGTTTGGAATAAGAAAAATACCAATCCTATTTTACAGGAATTTCTAAAACTTATTTAA
- the lptC gene encoding LPS export ABC transporter periplasmic protein LptC gives MKNIFKIFIKSTAVCLLTVVLFSCSNNTQKARDFLADKNLPVGTAKNIYHIYKDSGRITSKLITNKMLDFSNRQAHPYSEFPNGIKIINFENKGVDSVTIIGDYAITYSKTSISEIRGNVVVKNHTDKSKLVTEQLFWDEKTKYFVSEKPFTLTKENDTIFGIGFESKDDLSKHLAKKTTGKLETSEN, from the coding sequence ATGAAAAACATTTTTAAAATATTTATAAAAAGTACTGCTGTTTGTTTATTAACAGTAGTACTTTTTTCATGTTCTAACAACACTCAAAAAGCTAGAGATTTTTTAGCTGATAAAAATTTACCTGTAGGTACAGCCAAAAATATTTATCATATTTATAAAGATTCTGGTAGAATTACTTCTAAGCTTATTACCAATAAAATGTTAGATTTTAGTAATAGGCAAGCTCATCCTTACAGTGAGTTTCCAAATGGAATTAAAATCATAAATTTTGAGAACAAAGGTGTAGATTCTGTAACCATAATTGGTGATTATGCTATAACCTATTCTAAAACCTCTATATCTGAAATTAGAGGTAATGTAGTTGTAAAGAATCATACAGATAAATCTAAGCTAGTAACAGAACAATTATTTTGGGATGAAAAAACAAAGTATTTCGTGTCAGAAAAACCATTTACCCTAACCAAAGAAAACGATACCATATTTGGTATTGGTTTTGAATCTAAAGATGATTTGTCTAAACATCTCGCAAAAAAGACAACAGGAAAATTAGAAACTTCAGAAAATTAA
- a CDS encoding lipopolysaccharide assembly protein LapB translates to MKKITFLLAATLLFISAKTNGQDDAKRECQIKYNLFKGDYTSKKNDDALVNLNYLLDNCQDLSVSIYQLGSTLAEKRLKDPALAKRIYEQRLQYFPKKNPAKVHSDYATYLLKNKLGSEEEVFALLEKAYSIDPTKMGVKNLYVYFQGVTDRNKDANPQKVFDTYDDVLENVNKKLDNYAAQLRKLSVDTVKNKKKIYAYTVNSKALGQIEGGLDNMISEIATCERLVPLYERDFEANKTNSVWLRRAVSRMFQKECQDEPMYEKLAQAYAEAAPSPDSYTFYAGILEKNGDESGAAAMREKAFQLETDPLKKAKYKLKFAQAAKSKGQLSKARSLAREAISFNPNYGRAYLLIGSLYQSSVNSCGDDEFEKRMVYAAALRQAQIAARVDPSISSTASRYIRSYKANLPSKKVIFTKGAQVGASHTIKCWIGETVKVASSD, encoded by the coding sequence ATGAAGAAAATAACGTTTTTACTAGCAGCAACCCTTTTATTTATTTCTGCTAAAACTAATGGGCAAGATGATGCAAAAAGAGAGTGTCAAATAAAGTATAACTTATTTAAAGGTGATTATACCTCTAAAAAGAACGATGACGCTTTAGTTAATTTGAATTATTTGTTAGATAACTGCCAAGATTTATCTGTAAGTATCTATCAATTGGGTTCTACTTTGGCTGAAAAACGTCTTAAAGACCCTGCATTAGCTAAAAGAATTTACGAACAAAGATTACAGTATTTTCCAAAGAAAAACCCAGCAAAGGTTCATAGTGATTATGCAACTTATTTATTAAAAAATAAATTAGGTTCAGAAGAAGAAGTTTTTGCTTTATTAGAAAAGGCATACAGTATTGACCCTACAAAAATGGGTGTAAAAAACTTATATGTTTATTTTCAAGGAGTAACTGATAGAAATAAAGATGCAAATCCTCAAAAAGTATTCGATACTTATGATGATGTTTTGGAAAATGTAAACAAGAAATTAGATAATTACGCAGCTCAATTAAGAAAATTAAGTGTAGATACTGTAAAGAATAAAAAGAAAATTTATGCTTACACTGTGAACTCTAAAGCTTTAGGTCAAATTGAAGGTGGTTTAGATAACATGATTTCTGAAATTGCAACTTGTGAGAGATTAGTTCCTTTATACGAAAGAGACTTTGAAGCAAATAAAACCAATTCTGTTTGGTTAAGAAGAGCGGTATCTAGAATGTTCCAAAAAGAATGTCAAGATGAACCAATGTATGAGAAGTTAGCTCAAGCATATGCAGAGGCAGCACCATCACCAGATTCATATACATTTTATGCAGGAATTTTAGAAAAGAATGGCGATGAAAGTGGAGCTGCAGCAATGAGAGAAAAAGCTTTTCAATTAGAGACAGATCCTTTAAAGAAAGCAAAGTATAAATTAAAATTTGCTCAAGCAGCGAAGTCTAAAGGACAGTTGTCTAAGGCAAGAAGTTTAGCTAGAGAAGCAATTAGTTTTAACCCTAACTATGGTAGAGCTTATTTATTAATTGGTAGCTTATATCAATCAAGTGTAAACAGTTGTGGAGATGATGAATTCGAAAAAAGAATGGTTTATGCAGCTGCATTAAGACAAGCGCAAATTGCTGCAAGAGTAGACCCAAGTATTTCATCTACTGCTTCAAGATATATTAGAAGTTACAAAGCAAACTTACCAAGTAAAAAAGTAATTTTTACCAAAGGTGCACAAGTTGGAGCTTCACATACAATTAAATGTTGGATAGGTGAAACTGTTAAGGTTGCTTCAAGCGACTAA
- a CDS encoding hemolysin family protein: protein MEVELIIIIISILLSAFFSGMEIAFVSANKMHIELEKKRAGFIPKILTIITQKSSKFITTMLVGNNISLVIYSYYMGSLLIRLFPLEGYNDFSILLIQTVISTIIILITAEFLPKAIFRIYANEVLKIFAIPAYIFYYLFHFFSEFITLISDFFLRVFFKTNSDEQQTEFSKEELGNYINEQLEIGNDDEEVDSEIQIFQNALIFQNVKAREVMVPRTEIISVEIHETVTNLKKLFIETGLSKVLVYKTSLDDVLGYVNAFELFKKPKTIKSILLPLEIVPESMMINDILNTLMKKRKSVAVVVDEYGGTSGMITVEDIVEELFGEIEDEHDSQEFLEEKLKDDHFNFSARIEVDYLNEEYDLNIPKSEAYETLGGFIIEHTENIPEEKEVLEIDNFEITILKISGAKIDEVSLKISNLED, encoded by the coding sequence ATGGAGGTCGAACTCATTATTATCATAATATCTATTCTATTATCTGCATTCTTTTCAGGTATGGAAATTGCATTTGTTTCTGCAAATAAAATGCATATTGAGTTAGAGAAAAAAAGAGCTGGTTTTATACCTAAAATCCTAACGATTATTACCCAAAAATCTTCTAAGTTTATTACTACAATGCTTGTTGGTAATAATATTTCTTTGGTAATCTACAGTTATTATATGGGTAGTTTACTTATAAGACTTTTTCCTTTAGAAGGTTATAATGATTTTTCTATTTTACTAATTCAAACAGTAATATCTACCATAATTATTTTAATAACTGCTGAGTTTTTACCTAAGGCTATTTTTAGAATTTACGCCAATGAGGTTTTAAAAATTTTTGCAATACCTGCTTATATATTTTATTACTTGTTTCATTTTTTCTCTGAGTTCATCACCCTAATTTCCGATTTTTTTCTGCGGGTTTTTTTCAAAACAAATTCAGATGAACAGCAAACAGAGTTTAGTAAAGAAGAATTAGGGAATTACATTAATGAACAATTAGAAATAGGAAATGATGATGAAGAAGTAGATTCAGAAATACAGATTTTTCAGAATGCCTTAATTTTTCAGAATGTGAAAGCAAGAGAAGTGATGGTGCCAAGAACAGAAATTATTTCTGTAGAAATTCATGAAACTGTTACCAATCTGAAAAAGCTATTCATAGAAACAGGTTTGTCTAAAGTATTAGTTTATAAAACTTCTTTAGATGATGTTTTGGGTTATGTAAATGCATTTGAATTATTCAAAAAACCAAAGACTATAAAATCTATTTTGTTGCCTTTAGAAATTGTTCCAGAATCTATGATGATAAACGATATTCTAAACACTCTAATGAAAAAAAGAAAAAGTGTTGCAGTGGTAGTGGATGAATATGGAGGTACTTCTGGTATGATTACAGTAGAAGATATTGTAGAAGAATTGTTTGGAGAGATTGAAGATGAACATGATTCTCAAGAGTTTTTAGAAGAGAAATTAAAAGATGATCACTTTAATTTTTCTGCAAGAATAGAAGTAGATTATTTGAATGAAGAGTATGACCTAAATATACCAAAATCTGAAGCCTATGAAACTCTAGGGGGTTTTATTATAGAGCACACAGAAAATATTCCTGAAGAAAAAGAGGTGTTAGAAATAGATAATTTCGAGATAACAATCCTTAAAATAAGTGGGGCAAAAATAGACGAGGTTTCACTTAAAATTTCTAATCTAGAAGACTAA